From the Kogia breviceps isolate mKogBre1 chromosome 3, mKogBre1 haplotype 1, whole genome shotgun sequence genome, one window contains:
- the MLH3 gene encoding DNA mismatch repair protein Mlh3 isoform X2 gives MIKCLSVEVQARLRSGLAICSLGQCAEELALNSIDAEAKCVAVRVNMETFQVQVIDNGFGMGSDDVDKVGNRYFTSKCDSVQDLENPRFYGFRGEALASIADMASAVEISSKKNKSMKTFVKLFQNGKVLKACEADLTRPSAGTTVTVYNLFYQLPVRRKCMDPRLEFEKVRQRIEALSLMHPSISFSLRNDVSGSMVLQLPKTKDICSRFCQIYGLGKSQKLREIDFKYKEFELSGYISSEAHYNKNMQFLFVNKRLVLRTKLHKLIDFLLRKESIICKPKNGSASRQMNSSPRHRSNPELHGIYVINMQCHFCEYDVCLEPAKTLIEFQNWDTVLVCIQEGVKMFLKKEKLFVELSSEDLKEFSEENDFSLFSATLQKQVSSDEKCDQVNFQEACNNILDSCEMFNLQSKAVKRKAPVENINTQNSRDSEAIRKKTDDSFLYTYKSDGPAHSKMESSLQNEDSACSESRILEQETAEASESGANEKHKKSCLELNSSENPCGTSSEMFSSPFQTLYHFEGSREGLEIQNVSTTANGMAANILKNNRIQNQPERFKDATEMGCQPLPVETTLSGAHGAQSEEEKRKNEPSNCGGINVFSYGQVKLCSTGFITHVVQNEQTKSTETEHLFKNHVQPGPVSAKETFGNRTCHSFEAPNTKDLTTTLSKEFAQLPNKRLCRTNTSYGLENKPVATYKNVATFQESSKKSHTGCLPPDASSFSWGRHVSNGSKKTGTLICSAKPVAHKKLSLSSQLGSLEKFKRQYGKVKNPLNTEVEENNTLEITTNLNPQVEPDILWKDKNHFDNAGICKITTMKHDDSNSSCQAVSHVFYSEKLPFSEEDSCWEEQMRCLRESPITLQELSHFNRKPLDVEKSPESLASKLSRFKGSKRETQTMEMTSHFNELPQSDSSRKDSDLSSGLTLDSCQLFKNEQRKTESGNIPVSDSVTQGNLFNKDSETYPNNNTTENSVMSETPLVLPYGHSTVIGKDSDVLLASEQQTGSPDSPRRMLVSHGEDSTAGQNGPCCQSEESIARTCSDNEESNTCSLDWQQHFDVALGRMVYINKLTGLSTFTAPTEDVRAACTKDLTTLAVDVLLENATGDGAVGPESLQSLFSEWDNPVFARYPEVAVNVSSGQAESLAVKIHNILYPYRFTKEMIHSMQVLQQVDNKFIACVMSTKTEENGEAGGNLLVLVDQHAAHERIRLEQLTIGSYEKQQPQGSGRKKLLSSTISPPLEITVTEEQRRLLSCYHKNLEDLGLEIIFPDTSDSLVLVGKVPLCFVEREASELRRGRSTVTKSIVEEFIQEQVELLQTTGGIQGTLPLTVQKVLASQACHGAIKFNDDLSLEESCRLIEALSWCQLPFQCAHGRPSMLPLADIDHLEQEKQIKPNLAKLRRMAQAWHLFGKAEGCDTGQSLQASVPPCELP, from the exons ATGATCAAGTGCTTGTCAGTTGAAGTACAAGCCAGGTTGCGTTCTGGTTTGGCTATATGCTCCTTAGGGCAATGTGCTGAGGAGCTTGCCCTCAATAGTATTGATGCTGAAGCAAAATGCGTGGCTGTCAGGGTAAACATGGAAACCTTCCAAGTTCAGGTGATAGACAATGGATTTGGGATGGGGAGTGATGATGTAGACAAGGTGGGAAATCGTTATTTCACTAGTAAATGCGACTCTGTACAGGACTTGGAGAATCCAAGGTTTTATGGTTTCCGAGGGGAGGCCTTGGCCAGTATAGCTGACATGGCCAGTGCTGTGGAAATTTCATCCAAGAAAAACAAGTCAATGAAAACTTTTGTGAAGCTGTTTCAGAATGGAAAAGTCCTGAAAGCTTGTGAAGCTGACCTGACTCGACCAAGTGCTGGGACAACAGTCACCGTATATAACCTATTTTATCAGTTACCTGTAAGGAGGAAATGCATGGATCCTAGActggagtttgagaaggttaggcaGAGGATAGAAGCTCTCTCACTCATGCacccttccatttctttctctttgagaaATGATGTTTCTGGTTCCATGGTTCTTCAGCTCCCTAAAACCAAAGACATATGTTCCCGATTTTGTCAAATTTATGGACTGGGTAAGTCCCAAAAGTTAagagaaatagattttaaatataagGAGTTTGAGCTTAGTGGCTATATCAGCTCTGAAGCACATTATAATAAGAATATGCAGTTTTTGTTTGTGAACAAGAGGCTAGTTTTAAGGACAAAGTTGCATAAACTCATTGACTTTTTATTAAGGAAAGAAAGCATTATATGCAAGCCAAAGAACGGCTCTGCCAGTAGGCAAATGAATTCAAGTCCTCGGCATCGGTCTAACCCAGAactccatggtatatatgtaatCAACATGCAGTGCCACTTCTGTGAGTATGACGTGTGCTTGGAGCCAGCAAAAACTCTGATTGAGTTTCAGAACTGGGATACTGTCTTGGTTTGCATTCAGGAAggagtaaaaatgtttttaaagaaagaaaaattatttgtggAATTATCAAGTGAAGACCTTAAGGAATTTAGTGAAGAAAATGATTTTAGTTTATTTAGTGCCACTCTTCAGAAGCAAGTGTCCTCTGATGAGAAGTGTGACCAGGTCAATTTCCAAGAAGCATGTAATAATATTTTGGATTCCTGTGAAATGTTTAATTTGCAGTCAAAAGCTGTGAAAAGAAAAGCTCCTGtagaaaacataaacacacagaaTTCTAGGGATTCGGAAGCTATCAGAAAAAAGACAGATGATTCATTTTTATACACTTACAAATCCGATGGGCCAGCCCATAGTAAAATGGAGTCATCTTTACAAAACGAAGATAGCGCTTGCTCAGAGTCAAGGATCTTAGAACAAGAGACAGCTGAAGCATCAGAATCAGGAGCAAATGAGAAACATAAAAAATCTTGCTTGGAACTTAACTCTTCAGAAAACCCATGTGGAACCAGTTCAGAAATGTTTTCAAGCCCTTTTCAGACACTTTATCACTTTGAGGGGAGTAGAGAAGGTCTAGAAATACAGAATGTAAGTACTACTGCTAATGGCATGGCTGCCAACATcctgaaaaataatagaattcaGAATCAACCAGAGAGATTTAAAGATGCTACTGAAATGGGATGCCAACCTCTGCCTGTTGAGACAACATTGTCAGGAGCACATGGTGCTCAGAgcgaagaagagaaaagaaaaaatgaacctAGTAATTGTGGAGGAATAAATGTTTTTAGTTATGGGCAAGTTAAATTATGTTCCACTGGCTTCATAACTCATGTGGTACAAAATGAGCAAACTAAATCAACTGAAAcagaacatttatttaaaaatcatgttcaaCCTGGTCCTGTGAGTGCCAAAGAGACATTTGGAAATAGAACATGCCATTCATTTGAGGCTCCAAACACCAAAGATTTAACCACCACTTTAAGTAAAGAATTTGCTCAACTGCCCAACAAAAGATTGTGCAGAACAAATACAAGTTATGGCCTAGAGAACAAACCTGTAGCAACTTATAAAAATGTTGCTACTTTTCAGGAGAGTAGTAAAAAATCGCACACAGGTTGCTTACCACCTGACGCATCCTCTTTCTCTTGGGGTAGACATGTTTCAAATGGTAGTAAGAAAACAGGTACGTTGATTTGTTCTGCCAAACCCGTAGCTCATAAGAAGCTAAGCTTAAGTTCACAACTAGGATCTTTAGAGAAGTTTAAGAGGCAATATGGGAAGGTTAAAAATCCTCTGAATACAGAAGTGGAGGAAAATAACACTTTAGAAATCACTACCAATCTCAATCCTCAGGTCGAACCTGACATTCTgtggaaagacaaaaaccacttCGACAACGCTGGCATTTGTAAAATCACTACTATGAAACATGATGATTCAAATAGTAGTTGTCAAGCAGTAAGTCACGTGTTTTATTCAGAAAAGTTACCATTCTCCGAGGAAGACAGTTGTTGGGAAGAACAGATGCGTTGCTTAAGAGAAAGCCCTATAACCCTACAGGAGTTATCTCATTTTAACAGAAAGCCTTTGGATGTTGAGAAGTCACCTGAATCACTAGCCTCTAAATTATCCAGATTCAAAGGCTCCAAAAGAGAGACTCAAACGATGGAGATGACTAGTCATTTTAATGAACTTCCACAATCAGATTCCAGTAGGAAAGACAGTGACTTGTCCAGTGGGTTAACCTTAGATTCTTgtcagttatttaaaaatgagcaaagaaaaacagaaagtggCAACATCCCAGTGTCCGACTCTGTCACACAGGGTAATCTCTTCAATAAAGACAGTGAAACATATCCTAACAACAATACAACAGAGAACTCTGTGATGTCAGAAACTCCTTTAGTACTGCCCTATGGTCATTCTACAGTTATCGGTAAGGATTCAGATGTTCTTCTAGCTTCAGAACAACAGACTGGAAGTCCTGACTCTCCACGTAGAATGTTAGTGAGTCACGGAGAAGATTCCACAGCTGGCCAAAATGGACCTTGTTGTCAGAGTGAGGAATCTATAGCAAGAACTTGTTCTGATAATGAAGAGTCCAACACATGTTCTTTGGATTGGCAGCAGCATTTTGATGTAGCCCTGGGAAGAATGGTTTACATCAACAAGCTAACAGGACTTAGCACATTCACTGCTCCTACTGAGGACGTCCGGGCTGCTTGTACTAAAGACCTGACAACTCTGGCTGTGGATGTTCTACTTGAGAATG CTACTGGGGATGGTGCTGTTGGTCCTGAATCGcttcagtctttgttctcagaatGGGACAACCCAGTATTTGCCCGTTATCCAGAG GTTGCTGTTAACGTTAGCAGCGGCCAGGCTGAGAGCCTAGCAGTTAAAATTCACAACATCTTGTATCCTTATCGTTTCACCAAAGAAATGATTCACTCGATGCAG GTTCTCCAGCAAGTGGATAACAAGTTTATTGCCTGTGTAATGAGCACTAAGACTGAAGAGAACGGTGAGGCAG GTGGAAACCTGCTAGTCTTGGTGGACCAGCATGCTGCCCACGAGCGCATCCGACTGGAGCAGCTGACCATTG GTTCCTATGAGAAGCAACAGCCACAAGGATCTGGTCGAAAAAAATTACTGTCTTCCACTATAAGTCCTCCACTAGAGATAACAGTGACAGAGGAACAAAGGCGACTCTTATC GTGTTACCACAAAAATCTGGAAGATCTGGGCCTTGAAATTATATTTCCAGACACTAGTGATTCTCTGGTCCTTGTAGGAAAAGTACCACTCTGTTTTGTGGAAAGAGAAGCCAGTGAACTTCGAAGAGGGAGATCTACTGTGACCAAGAGCATTGTGGAG GAATTTATTCAAGAACAAGTGGAG CTACTCCAGACCACAGGAGGCATCCAAGGGACTTTGCCACTGACTGTCCAGAAGGTGTTGGCATCCCAAGCCTGCCATG
- the MLH3 gene encoding DNA mismatch repair protein Mlh3 isoform X1, whose protein sequence is MIKCLSVEVQARLRSGLAICSLGQCAEELALNSIDAEAKCVAVRVNMETFQVQVIDNGFGMGSDDVDKVGNRYFTSKCDSVQDLENPRFYGFRGEALASIADMASAVEISSKKNKSMKTFVKLFQNGKVLKACEADLTRPSAGTTVTVYNLFYQLPVRRKCMDPRLEFEKVRQRIEALSLMHPSISFSLRNDVSGSMVLQLPKTKDICSRFCQIYGLGKSQKLREIDFKYKEFELSGYISSEAHYNKNMQFLFVNKRLVLRTKLHKLIDFLLRKESIICKPKNGSASRQMNSSPRHRSNPELHGIYVINMQCHFCEYDVCLEPAKTLIEFQNWDTVLVCIQEGVKMFLKKEKLFVELSSEDLKEFSEENDFSLFSATLQKQVSSDEKCDQVNFQEACNNILDSCEMFNLQSKAVKRKAPVENINTQNSRDSEAIRKKTDDSFLYTYKSDGPAHSKMESSLQNEDSACSESRILEQETAEASESGANEKHKKSCLELNSSENPCGTSSEMFSSPFQTLYHFEGSREGLEIQNVSTTANGMAANILKNNRIQNQPERFKDATEMGCQPLPVETTLSGAHGAQSEEEKRKNEPSNCGGINVFSYGQVKLCSTGFITHVVQNEQTKSTETEHLFKNHVQPGPVSAKETFGNRTCHSFEAPNTKDLTTTLSKEFAQLPNKRLCRTNTSYGLENKPVATYKNVATFQESSKKSHTGCLPPDASSFSWGRHVSNGSKKTGTLICSAKPVAHKKLSLSSQLGSLEKFKRQYGKVKNPLNTEVEENNTLEITTNLNPQVEPDILWKDKNHFDNAGICKITTMKHDDSNSSCQAVSHVFYSEKLPFSEEDSCWEEQMRCLRESPITLQELSHFNRKPLDVEKSPESLASKLSRFKGSKRETQTMEMTSHFNELPQSDSSRKDSDLSSGLTLDSCQLFKNEQRKTESGNIPVSDSVTQGNLFNKDSETYPNNNTTENSVMSETPLVLPYGHSTVIGKDSDVLLASEQQTGSPDSPRRMLVSHGEDSTAGQNGPCCQSEESIARTCSDNEESNTCSLDWQQHFDVALGRMVYINKLTGLSTFTAPTEDVRAACTKDLTTLAVDVLLENGSQYRCHPFRSDLVLPFLPRAREERTVMRQNNRATGDGAVGPESLQSLFSEWDNPVFARYPEVAVNVSSGQAESLAVKIHNILYPYRFTKEMIHSMQVLQQVDNKFIACVMSTKTEENGEAGGNLLVLVDQHAAHERIRLEQLTIGSYEKQQPQGSGRKKLLSSTISPPLEITVTEEQRRLLSCYHKNLEDLGLEIIFPDTSDSLVLVGKVPLCFVEREASELRRGRSTVTKSIVEEFIQEQVELLQTTGGIQGTLPLTVQKVLASQACHGAIKFNDDLSLEESCRLIEALSWCQLPFQCAHGRPSMLPLADIDHLEQEKQIKPNLAKLRRMAQAWHLFGKAEGCDTGQSLQASVPPCELP, encoded by the exons ATGATCAAGTGCTTGTCAGTTGAAGTACAAGCCAGGTTGCGTTCTGGTTTGGCTATATGCTCCTTAGGGCAATGTGCTGAGGAGCTTGCCCTCAATAGTATTGATGCTGAAGCAAAATGCGTGGCTGTCAGGGTAAACATGGAAACCTTCCAAGTTCAGGTGATAGACAATGGATTTGGGATGGGGAGTGATGATGTAGACAAGGTGGGAAATCGTTATTTCACTAGTAAATGCGACTCTGTACAGGACTTGGAGAATCCAAGGTTTTATGGTTTCCGAGGGGAGGCCTTGGCCAGTATAGCTGACATGGCCAGTGCTGTGGAAATTTCATCCAAGAAAAACAAGTCAATGAAAACTTTTGTGAAGCTGTTTCAGAATGGAAAAGTCCTGAAAGCTTGTGAAGCTGACCTGACTCGACCAAGTGCTGGGACAACAGTCACCGTATATAACCTATTTTATCAGTTACCTGTAAGGAGGAAATGCATGGATCCTAGActggagtttgagaaggttaggcaGAGGATAGAAGCTCTCTCACTCATGCacccttccatttctttctctttgagaaATGATGTTTCTGGTTCCATGGTTCTTCAGCTCCCTAAAACCAAAGACATATGTTCCCGATTTTGTCAAATTTATGGACTGGGTAAGTCCCAAAAGTTAagagaaatagattttaaatataagGAGTTTGAGCTTAGTGGCTATATCAGCTCTGAAGCACATTATAATAAGAATATGCAGTTTTTGTTTGTGAACAAGAGGCTAGTTTTAAGGACAAAGTTGCATAAACTCATTGACTTTTTATTAAGGAAAGAAAGCATTATATGCAAGCCAAAGAACGGCTCTGCCAGTAGGCAAATGAATTCAAGTCCTCGGCATCGGTCTAACCCAGAactccatggtatatatgtaatCAACATGCAGTGCCACTTCTGTGAGTATGACGTGTGCTTGGAGCCAGCAAAAACTCTGATTGAGTTTCAGAACTGGGATACTGTCTTGGTTTGCATTCAGGAAggagtaaaaatgtttttaaagaaagaaaaattatttgtggAATTATCAAGTGAAGACCTTAAGGAATTTAGTGAAGAAAATGATTTTAGTTTATTTAGTGCCACTCTTCAGAAGCAAGTGTCCTCTGATGAGAAGTGTGACCAGGTCAATTTCCAAGAAGCATGTAATAATATTTTGGATTCCTGTGAAATGTTTAATTTGCAGTCAAAAGCTGTGAAAAGAAAAGCTCCTGtagaaaacataaacacacagaaTTCTAGGGATTCGGAAGCTATCAGAAAAAAGACAGATGATTCATTTTTATACACTTACAAATCCGATGGGCCAGCCCATAGTAAAATGGAGTCATCTTTACAAAACGAAGATAGCGCTTGCTCAGAGTCAAGGATCTTAGAACAAGAGACAGCTGAAGCATCAGAATCAGGAGCAAATGAGAAACATAAAAAATCTTGCTTGGAACTTAACTCTTCAGAAAACCCATGTGGAACCAGTTCAGAAATGTTTTCAAGCCCTTTTCAGACACTTTATCACTTTGAGGGGAGTAGAGAAGGTCTAGAAATACAGAATGTAAGTACTACTGCTAATGGCATGGCTGCCAACATcctgaaaaataatagaattcaGAATCAACCAGAGAGATTTAAAGATGCTACTGAAATGGGATGCCAACCTCTGCCTGTTGAGACAACATTGTCAGGAGCACATGGTGCTCAGAgcgaagaagagaaaagaaaaaatgaacctAGTAATTGTGGAGGAATAAATGTTTTTAGTTATGGGCAAGTTAAATTATGTTCCACTGGCTTCATAACTCATGTGGTACAAAATGAGCAAACTAAATCAACTGAAAcagaacatttatttaaaaatcatgttcaaCCTGGTCCTGTGAGTGCCAAAGAGACATTTGGAAATAGAACATGCCATTCATTTGAGGCTCCAAACACCAAAGATTTAACCACCACTTTAAGTAAAGAATTTGCTCAACTGCCCAACAAAAGATTGTGCAGAACAAATACAAGTTATGGCCTAGAGAACAAACCTGTAGCAACTTATAAAAATGTTGCTACTTTTCAGGAGAGTAGTAAAAAATCGCACACAGGTTGCTTACCACCTGACGCATCCTCTTTCTCTTGGGGTAGACATGTTTCAAATGGTAGTAAGAAAACAGGTACGTTGATTTGTTCTGCCAAACCCGTAGCTCATAAGAAGCTAAGCTTAAGTTCACAACTAGGATCTTTAGAGAAGTTTAAGAGGCAATATGGGAAGGTTAAAAATCCTCTGAATACAGAAGTGGAGGAAAATAACACTTTAGAAATCACTACCAATCTCAATCCTCAGGTCGAACCTGACATTCTgtggaaagacaaaaaccacttCGACAACGCTGGCATTTGTAAAATCACTACTATGAAACATGATGATTCAAATAGTAGTTGTCAAGCAGTAAGTCACGTGTTTTATTCAGAAAAGTTACCATTCTCCGAGGAAGACAGTTGTTGGGAAGAACAGATGCGTTGCTTAAGAGAAAGCCCTATAACCCTACAGGAGTTATCTCATTTTAACAGAAAGCCTTTGGATGTTGAGAAGTCACCTGAATCACTAGCCTCTAAATTATCCAGATTCAAAGGCTCCAAAAGAGAGACTCAAACGATGGAGATGACTAGTCATTTTAATGAACTTCCACAATCAGATTCCAGTAGGAAAGACAGTGACTTGTCCAGTGGGTTAACCTTAGATTCTTgtcagttatttaaaaatgagcaaagaaaaacagaaagtggCAACATCCCAGTGTCCGACTCTGTCACACAGGGTAATCTCTTCAATAAAGACAGTGAAACATATCCTAACAACAATACAACAGAGAACTCTGTGATGTCAGAAACTCCTTTAGTACTGCCCTATGGTCATTCTACAGTTATCGGTAAGGATTCAGATGTTCTTCTAGCTTCAGAACAACAGACTGGAAGTCCTGACTCTCCACGTAGAATGTTAGTGAGTCACGGAGAAGATTCCACAGCTGGCCAAAATGGACCTTGTTGTCAGAGTGAGGAATCTATAGCAAGAACTTGTTCTGATAATGAAGAGTCCAACACATGTTCTTTGGATTGGCAGCAGCATTTTGATGTAGCCCTGGGAAGAATGGTTTACATCAACAAGCTAACAGGACTTAGCACATTCACTGCTCCTACTGAGGACGTCCGGGCTGCTTGTACTAAAGACCTGACAACTCTGGCTGTGGATGTTCTACTTGAGAATG gATCTCAGTACAGGTGTCATCCTTTTAGAAGCGACCtcgttcttcctttccttcctagaGCTCGTGAAGAGAGGACTGTGATGAGACAGAATAACAGAG CTACTGGGGATGGTGCTGTTGGTCCTGAATCGcttcagtctttgttctcagaatGGGACAACCCAGTATTTGCCCGTTATCCAGAG GTTGCTGTTAACGTTAGCAGCGGCCAGGCTGAGAGCCTAGCAGTTAAAATTCACAACATCTTGTATCCTTATCGTTTCACCAAAGAAATGATTCACTCGATGCAG GTTCTCCAGCAAGTGGATAACAAGTTTATTGCCTGTGTAATGAGCACTAAGACTGAAGAGAACGGTGAGGCAG GTGGAAACCTGCTAGTCTTGGTGGACCAGCATGCTGCCCACGAGCGCATCCGACTGGAGCAGCTGACCATTG GTTCCTATGAGAAGCAACAGCCACAAGGATCTGGTCGAAAAAAATTACTGTCTTCCACTATAAGTCCTCCACTAGAGATAACAGTGACAGAGGAACAAAGGCGACTCTTATC GTGTTACCACAAAAATCTGGAAGATCTGGGCCTTGAAATTATATTTCCAGACACTAGTGATTCTCTGGTCCTTGTAGGAAAAGTACCACTCTGTTTTGTGGAAAGAGAAGCCAGTGAACTTCGAAGAGGGAGATCTACTGTGACCAAGAGCATTGTGGAG GAATTTATTCAAGAACAAGTGGAG CTACTCCAGACCACAGGAGGCATCCAAGGGACTTTGCCACTGACTGTCCAGAAGGTGTTGGCATCCCAAGCCTGCCATG